One Synechocystis sp. PCC 7509 genomic window, AAATCATGTAACCATCATTGCGGTGGAGACAAAACCTTTGGTGGATGATCGCCCTCAAGCTTATTAGCTGCTTGAGGGTTTTTTGTGTACCAATGGCGCACAAAATAGACGAGCCAAAAATGTCCACAATTTGTGGAACTTAAAAGCACAGAAAGTCGCACTCATCTAAAACGAGCTTTTTAAAAGTTCACAAAAATGTTTGTACGCTTCTGGCGGCAAAGCCCAAAGTAATTTTTCAACGCTATCAATTCTAAGATTATCCCCTTTACGAAATCTGCTAATTTGGGATGTACTTACTCCGCTAGCGTTGGCAAGTTCAACAGCCGATAGTTTATATTGAAACATTACTTCTTTAAATGCCCGTGCGAATATTTGAAGTCTCGGATCGCTTGTTTCGACCACTACGGTTATCGGTGCATTAAAAGGCGGATTAAACCAGTCAATTAGGGCAACCTCAATTTGCGCTCTTATTTCTGGGCTGGAGTTTACTTCTAACCAAGCAATAGTTCCAGAATCAATATTTTTTAATTCAGACCATCTGTGATGACCTACCCAACGCTGGCGAATATTAATCGAGCGCCCAATATATTGCACTTGACCCAAATTATTAAGCACAAAATAGATTCCAGGTTTTGTTGGAAGCTGTGATCGCCTTTCTAAAGGTAGAGAAGGGAGTCCAAGGGGGTTGATACTACTTAGATTCATTATTATTACTAGCTATCACACTGTATTAGTCTTTATCACTGTTTAATAGCCTTTGTTATCAGTTGTTATCAAGTATTGCTATAAGAGCTATTAATTGATAAAAGGTGATAGCAATGAGCGAACGAGTACAGGTAATATTTCGCTGGGACAGGTCGAAACTAGAGCAACTTAAAGCATGGGCGGCTAGTGAAAGACTCACCCTTCAGGAGGTCTTAGAATCCCTAGCTGCAAAGTTTTTAGCTGACCCTGATAGCAGGAAGATAACTGAAGATAACATCTGTATATCAAGCTTGATAACAAGGCTAGAGGAGGTAAAGAAAACCGTTGCCGTCCTACCAGAACGAGTAGCAGCCCTGGAGTTAAAAGTGGGGGAGTTAAGCGCCTGAGAGACGAGGCGAAATCTCTTAAGCAGAAACCGCGCCAAACAATTGCACGGGGCGAAATTACAGATGTGACCGCCGCGCCCGACTTCGATCGGGAAACGCGATCGCGCAAAGAACTAGGCAAGCTATTCAATGTCAGCCATGAAGCGATTCGGATTTGGGAAGAAAACGGAAAAC contains:
- a CDS encoding GIY-YIG nuclease family protein produces the protein MNLSSINPLGLPSLPLERRSQLPTKPGIYFVLNNLGQVQYIGRSINIRQRWVGHHRWSELKNIDSGTIAWLEVNSSPEIRAQIEVALIDWFNPPFNAPITVVVETSDPRLQIFARAFKEVMFQYKLSAVELANASGVSTSQISRFRKGDNLRIDSVEKLLWALPPEAYKHFCELLKSSF